The proteins below come from a single Vidua macroura isolate BioBank_ID:100142 chromosome 17, ASM2450914v1, whole genome shotgun sequence genomic window:
- the SLC13A3 gene encoding Na(+)/dicarboxylate cotransporter 3 has protein sequence MAALGALVKKAWSVRRFVVLLCAPLALVPILLSLPPKEGRCLYVILLMALYWCTEALPLAVTALLPIVLFPFLGILPSNKVCPQYFLDTNFLFLSGLIMASAIEEWNLHRRIALRVLMLVGVQPARLILGMMLTTSFLSMWLSNTASTAMMLPIANAILKSLFGEKDTSKDMNRENEENQASLQQNKLYTVPTEMQFLASTEDKDLAEEKELSSDALSDLKKEEEYKTNIWKGFLISIPYAASIGGTATLTGTAPNLILLGQLKSYFPECDVVNFGSWFMFAFPLMLIFLLMGWLWISILYGGINLRGWKTKKSNIRVDAEARAKEVIKEDYQKLGPTKFAEQAIFFFFCMFAIMLFSRDPKFIPGWASLFAPGFISDAVTGITIVIILFFFPSQKPSFRWWFDLKAPNTETQPLLTWRKAQETVPWNIILLLGGGFAMAKGCEESGLSVWIGGRLHPLEGVPPPVAVILITVVIALFTEFASNTATIIIFLPVLAELAIRLKVNPLYLMIPGTIGCSYAFMLPVSTPPNSIAFSSGHLMVKDMARTGLLMNLMGVLLLSLAMNTWAKSIFQLGTFPAWANIHAENATSLVTAVENVTLSALNKI, from the exons GAAGGAAGATGTCTCTATGTGATCCTGCTGATGGCCCTGTACTGGTGCACCGAGGCCCTGCCCTtggctgtgacagctctgctgcccatcgtcctctttcccttcctggGGATCCTCCCATCTAACAAAGTTTGCCCACAATACTTTTTAGACACCAATTTCCTGTTCCTTAGTGGTTTAATCATGGCCTCGGCCATTGAGGAGTGGAATTTACACCGCAGGATTGCTCTCCGGGTGCTCATGTTGGTGGGAGTCCAGCCAGCCAG acTAATCTTAGGGATGATGTTGACAACGTCTTTCCTGTCCATGTGGTTAAGTAATACTGCCTCCACTGCTATGATGCTTCCAATtgcaaatgcaattttaaaaagcctcttTGGGGAGAAAGACACATCTAAGGATATGAacagggaaaatgaagaaaatcaag catcTTTACAGCAGAATAAACTTTACACTGTACCAACTGAGATGCAGTTTCTGGCAAGTACTGAGGA caaagatCTGGCGGAGGAGAAAGAGCTTTCCAGTGATGCTCTCTCAGACTTAAAGAAGGAGGAGGAGTACAAAACAAACATATGGAAAGGTTTCCTCATCTCAATCCCATATGCAGCCAGCATCGGAGGTACAGCAACGCTGACAGGAACTGCACCAAACCTCATCCTTCTGGGACAGCTGAAGAG TTATTTTCCAGAATGTGATGTGGTGAACTTTGGTTCTTGGTTTATGTTTGCATTTCCTTTaatgctgatttttcttctcatggGATGGCTATGGATCTCCATCCTGTATGGAGGAATTAACCTGAG gggctggaaaacaaaaaagtcaaataTAAGAGTGGATGCAGAAGCCCGAGCCAAGGAGGTGATAAAGGAGGACTATCAGAAACTGGGTCCAACAAA gtTTGCAGAGCAggcaattttcttcttcttctgcatGTTTGCAATCATGCTGTTCTCCAGGGATCCCAAATTCATTCCAGGCTGGGCAAGCTTGTTTGCACCGGG GTTTATCTCAGATGCGGTTACAGGAATCACCATTGTGATTATACTCTTCTTCTTCCCTTCACAAAAACCTTCCTTCAGGTGGTGGTTTGACTTGAAAG CACCAAACACAGAGACCCAGCCCTTGCTGACTTGGAGGAAGGCCCAGGAGACGGTGCCCTGGAACATCATCCTGCTGCTCGGAGGAGGCTTTGCCATGGCCAAGGGCTGTGAG GAGTCTGGCTTGTCTGTGTGGATAGGAGGCCGTCTGCATCCCTTGGAGGGTGTGCCACCTCCTGTGGCTGTCATCCTCATCACGGTTGTCATCGCCTTGTTCACGGAGTTTGCCAGCAACACTGCCACTATTATCATCTTTCTGCCTGTCTTGGCAGAGCTG GCCATTCGTCTGAAAGTGAATCCCCTCTATTTAATGATACCAGGAACTATAGGATGCTCCTATGCATTCATGTTGCCAGTCTCAACACCTCCCAACTCAATTGCGTTTTCCTCTGGACATTTGATGGTCAAGGATATG GCAAGAACTGGGTTGCTCATGAATCTTATGGGAGTTCTGCTTCTTAGCTTGGCTATGAACACATGGGCCAAGAGCATCTTCCAGCTGGGGACCTTCCCTGCATGGGCCAACATCCACGCAGAAAATGCCACCTCACTTGTGACAGCTGTAGAAAATGTCACTTTAAGTGCACTtaataaaatatga